In the Quercus lobata isolate SW786 chromosome 5, ValleyOak3.0 Primary Assembly, whole genome shotgun sequence genome, one interval contains:
- the LOC115992764 gene encoding G-type lectin S-receptor-like serine/threonine-protein kinase At1g11330 — protein MKSKSNESLLFDFLNDMKLQDLLIFNLEELATATNNFDMANKLGQGGFDPVYRGKLHNGQEIVVKRLSRASGQGFEEFMNEVALISKLQHRNLIRLLGCCIEGEEKMLIYEYMPNKSLDAILFDQELNPKISDFGMARIFGGNEDQVKTIRVVGTYGYMSPEYAMRGLFSEKSNVFNFAVIISDCQREKKHLHL, from the exons ATGAAAAGTAAAAGCAATGAGAGTTTACTGTTTGACTTCCTAAACGACATGAAACTCCAAGATCTACTAATCTTTAATTTGGAAGAATTGGCAACAGCAACAAACAACTTTGATATGGCTAATAAGCTTGGACAAGGTGGCTTTGATCCAGTCTATAGG GGTAAATTGCATAATGGACAAGAAATAGTAGTGAAGAGATTGTCTAGAGCGTCTGGGCAAGGGTTTGAAGAATTTATGAATGAGGTGGCGTTGATTTCTAAACTCCAACATCGGAATCTTATTAGACTTCTTGGTTGCTGCATTGAGGGAGAAGAGAAGATGTTAATCTATGAATACATGCCAAACAAAAGTTTGGATGCAATTCTTTTTG aTCAAGAGCTTAATCCAAAAATATCGGACTTTGGTATGGCTAGAATATTTGGAGGCAATGAAGATCAAGTCAAAACTATAAGGGTTGTCGGGACATA TGGTTATATGTCTCCTGAATATGCAATGCGAGGGCTATTTTCAGAGAAATCAAATGTCTTTAACTTTGCTGTTATTATTAGTGATTGTCAGAGGGAGAAGAAACACTTGCATTTGTGA
- the LOC115989882 gene encoding G-type lectin S-receptor-like serine/threonine-protein kinase At1g11300 yields the protein MNMATCSAFSHTSNSEQVMGLLKKTNLLSVLCCFCLNLTVAIDTIRSSQSINDTEYIISNGSAFRLGFFGPENSTNRYLGIWYNNISVFTVIWVANRQKPLKDSSGILTISKEGNLVVLNGQEEIFWSSNVSNSVTNSSATLGDFGNLVLQQVDTTALVLWEIENHPSDSFLPKMKLSTNLRTDQRALMH from the exons ATGAACATGGCTACATGTTCTGCATTCTCACACACAAGCAACTCAGAACAAGTTATGGGACTTCTTAAGAAGACAAACTTGTTGTCTGTCCTTTGTTGCTTCTGTTTAAACTTAACCGTTGCCATAGACACCATTAGATCTTCTCAATCCATCAACGACACTGAATACATAATATCCAATGGGAGTGCTTTCAGACTAGGATTCTTCGGCCCTGAAAATTCTACCAATCGCTACCTCGGAATCTGGTATAATAATATTTCTGTATTCACTGTCATATGGGTAGCTAATAGACAGAAACCACTCAAAGATTCTTCTGGGATTCTTACTATATCCAAGGAAGGAAATCTTGTGGTACTAAATGGACAGGAAGAGATTTTTTGGTCATCGAATGTTTCAAATTCTGTAACCAATTCTAGTGCCACTCTTGGGGATTTCGGAAACCTTGTGTTGCAGCAAGTTGATACTACAGCACTGGTACTGTGGGAAATTGAAAACCATCCTTCTGATTCCTTCTTGCCAAAGATGAAACTTAGTACTAATTTAAGGACAGATCAGAGA GCATTGATGCACTGA
- the LOC115992765 gene encoding G-type lectin S-receptor-like serine/threonine-protein kinase At1g11300: protein MEWSGLSPVYRTRFTVVDDKQGAVSDTFTDSDVLHLPSVVLGSQGNVVQTYWDDGKKDWEVVLIPEDECDVYGTCNAFGSCDSLSSQICSCLRGFEPKIIKEWNRGNWTSGCVRRTPLQCERMNNSIEEGKADGFLKLEMIKVLDFAEWSNVNKEDCRKQCLENCSCVAYGYYTGIGCLSWSEI from the coding sequence ATGGAATGGTCAGGTCTTTCTCCTGTATATCGTACTAGATTTACTGTGGTTGATGACAAACAAGGGGCAGTTTCTGATACTTTTACTGATTCGGATGTCTTACATTTGCCAAGTGTTGTTTTGGGTTCGCAAGGAAATGTAGTGCAGACATATTGGGACGATGGGAAAAAGGATTGGGAGGTTGTGTTAATTCCAGAAGATGAGTGTGATGTTTATGGCACATGTAATGCATTTGGAAGCTGTGATTCACTGAGTTCACAAATCTGCAGTTGTTTGAGAGGGTTTGAGCCGAAGATTATTAAGGAATGGAATAGAGGAAATTGGACTAGTGGATGTGTCAGGAGGACACCATTGCAGTGTGAAAGAATGAACAATAGtattgaagaaggaaaagcagATGGGTTTTTGAAACTGGAGATGATCAAAGTGCTAGACTTTGCAGAGTGGTCAAATGTGAACAAAGAAGATTGTCGAAAGCAGTGTTTGGAGAACTGTTCTTGTGTAGCTTATGGATATTATACTGGCATTGGTTGTCTGTCATGGAGTGAAATCTAA